One genomic segment of Sorex araneus isolate mSorAra2 chromosome X, mSorAra2.pri, whole genome shotgun sequence includes these proteins:
- the LOC101546106 gene encoding transcription elongation factor A protein-like 3, with the protein MENLYKENEGKLESETKPEVEIEPEDEDESDDDEMPHIKRNPVHRKRKVVELADEEGQSEEEGKQGMQGKSKDEGNPLSEDEPDFQGKPGSEPRAAEKRPAEDHVPRKAKRKSDRGAEDSSRDCQENLQERHLGSEEMRECGDLSRAQEDLRKKQKVGGFHWTQRDVQDQLAPRGQRGVRGARGGGRGQRGLHDIPYH; encoded by the coding sequence ATGgaaaacctctacaaagaaaatgaaggaaagctGGAAAGTGAGACAAAGCCAGAAGTTGAAATAGAGCCGGAAGATGAGGACGAGTCAGACGACGATGAGATGCCCCACATCAAGAGGAATCCAGTGCATCGAAAGCGCAAGGTCGTGGAGCTGGCAGATGAAGAGGGGCAGTCTGAAGAAGAGGGCAAGCAGGGAATGCAGGGCAAGTCCAAGGATGAGGGAAACCCACTCAGTGAGGATGAGCCAGACTTCCAGGGAAAGCCAGGGAGCGAGCCACGGGCTGCTGAGAAGCGCCCTGCCGAAGATCATGTGCCCCGCAAAGCAAAACGAAAATCGGACAGGGGGGCAGAGGATTCCTCCAGAGACTGTCAGGAGAACTTACAGGAGAGGCACTTGGGCAGTGAGGAGATGAGAGAATGTGGAGATTTGTCAAGGGCTCAGGAAGACCTAAGGAAAAAGCAGAAAGTGGGTGGCTTTCATTGGACACAGAGAGATGTGCAGGACCAGCTCGCCCCAAGGGGCCAAAGAGGTGTCAGGGGAGCAAGGGGTGGAGGTAGGGGCCAAAGAGGATTACATGATATCCCTTATCACTAA